The DNA region atatTCTATAGACTATTATCATAGATTGAGATTCATAATGTGTTAAATTTTATATTGTTCAAGAGTTGTTTCTCTTTTGGCTAAGAATTGTTTTTGGTTATACAACTTTTCTGAATCTTTTTTATCTCCACATTTGAAGTCATTATATAATCTCTATCAGTAACCTCTATAAAAAATTGAATCACAAAGTATTTTACTATTACTCAATGTTGTATTGGATAAGTATGTTAACATTTTAATGATTTTAACCGTTTCGTTTTCTTGAGTTTGAGTACCATACCTAAACTTTGTTTACATGCACAAAATATGATGACAAGACTAAGACTAGATTGTTATCtctttctgtttggtcttttTATACTCTCTAATAATAATCAAGAAATAACGTTAAAATCGTATCAATATAACCATAATTTTTTATTTATCATAAAAACAATGAAAAACAGTACACCTTTAGCTGTTTTGTTCCAGTcgtttttctttatttttcattatacAGTTTTTACCAAAATATTTTATTGAAAAAAGTGATTCAAAATTAAATGAATATGTGTTGGTGATGGAATGTTGTCCAACTTCACAAGGGAAAGATGGCAAAAAAATTGAATAAGAATTGTGTTGGACAATTTCCCTTGAAGTTTATCATCATCTAATGGCACCGATACTTCATATATTCAAGTCAAACCTCCAAGTAGAGCTTGCACCTTGAAGTTATTAAAACTAATGTAGACGTCGTTCATTACACTTCTTTTCTATATGCCGTTGGATCTGACATGCAATGTGTGAATGGATTGGTTTCTGATATCGATGTATGTTTAAAAAAATTTTATGGAAAATTTATAACTTCACCTAGCATATATTAACTTTAGAAGATTTAAATTACTATAACTTCACCCGATATAGATACActtaggggtggcaaaacgggctcggcccgcgggccatgcccgttttgccctcacttttgtgcggggcgggccaaggatttaggccctcatcctcaaatgtgtccgccccgccccGTCCCGttttttttgcgggcttttgcggacacgtgtatttacataaatttttgtatttttaggcttaaagagtgcagtgcccgcgggctttccccgccctcacttttttgcggggcgggtctaagttttaggcccgcatcctcaactatgactgtcccgccccgccccgtttttttgtGGGCTTTTGCGGGACGGGTctaaacggggcgggcatgcccgtttgccacccctagaTACACTTAAGGTTACCAAAGAGGATTAGAGTTGGCTGAACAAATTTTTATGATGAATGTTAAGTTTCTTTTCATGTTTTAGTTGTGGTCTCTATGACAACATCTAATGTTTGAGAGGTAAAAAACCGTTCTCATGCAGTATAATAAGCAACGGTTTTTAAAATTATGTTAGGgagcatatatatatatatatatatatatatatatatatatatatatatatatatatatatatatatatatatatatatatatatatattatgttcCAAAGATTGAGATTTTTACCTTTATTAAACTCAACATTGAAGGACATTCAATTTATTTCATTCTTGTGGAGTTATCTTATAGTTCTAGGTGAATTCTATGAGAGTTTgaaaagtttcaaatgaaaactaattgttaatttttttttcacttatatttatatatatatatatatatatatatatatatatatatatatatatatatatatatatatatatatatatatatatatatatatatataatatatatatatatatatataaatttttcAAATACTTCCAATGAATAATATCGACTCTCAAGAATATATTGATGCCGCAATAGCGGATGAAGGAATTTTTGTTAAGACGAGTGGTGTAAGGTATTATAAAAGAAACAAATATTGAAAAATCAAAAGAAATCGTCAAGAtaagaaagaaagaagaagaacTAAAGTTTCCTTCAAAAATTCCTTATCTTCATAGGGTGGTGTAAGGTATAATAAAAAGTTTCTATATCATACGCTGAGGTATTTTCTGTTCTTCATAGAGTTCTTCTTTTGTTCATAGATGACGAGAACTAAAGTTTCcagagaagaagaagaatgggTTGAAGTTTCTCATAGAAAAGAACATTGTAAGAGTGGTAAATGAGATTCAGAGTTCGAGTCCAAGCGGAAGAGTGAAAACGAGTCTACAATGGTCTTTTTCACAGAGTTTCTAAATCACATGAGGGCTAAAGATTTGTACAAGTTATTTGAAGAGTTTGGAGTGATTGACGAGGTCATCATTCCGCGGAAGAGGGATAAGAAAGGTAGGAAATATTGGTTTATTCACATCTTTGATGTCAGTGATATGAGAAGGTTGATGTTGCAACTGGACAACTTGTTGATAGAAGGGAGAAAGTTGTTTGCCAATATCCCAAGGTTTCAATGAGCTGTTGAAGGAGcgtcccccccccccccccccccccccccccccccccccccggGTTTACACTAAAGGGAATAGTGTGTTGGAACCAAAGCTGAAGAATCCATAGCTGTCAATGTTTCTAACTTTCGTAACTACCCCAACCTTGCTCTGAATCATCATCTTAGGGGGAGCTCTTATGTTGATATTACGCGTGTCCCTGGTTATCGAAAGGCTTGTGTTGATCCCCTTTCCAAGTCTGATCAGCAGGTCATTTTAGATGTTGGGAATGAGGAGCTGAAGAGGTTCGAGAGAGCTTTTGTTGGGAAGGTTTTGATCTTGGGTTCAACGTATAACATGCAAATGATGTTTCAATAGGAGGGTATTTTTTTCACAAGGAGACTCAAGACTCCCTTGGGAGCCAACCTTTGTCTTCTTGAAGAAAATGAAGATGGTGAACTTGAAGCTTTAGTAGAGGGCACGAAAGATTGGCTTGTTCAATGGTTTTCAGAGATTAGGAAGTGAAAGGCTGATGACATTGATTCAGAGAGACTGACATGGTTGCGGTGCTAAGCTGTTCCTTGCCATGCTTGGTCAATCCACTTTCTTTGTTTTCCTTTCTTCCTTGGGTGGCACATATGTTTGTTGTGATGGCAATACTTCTGATCTTACAAAGTAGGACATGGCTAACTTCATGGTTAGGACATCTTGTGGGATGTTGATCAATGAAATGTTTAAGGTGAATATTAATGGAGTTCCATTTAGAGTTAGAGTTGTGGAAGAGAATCTTGGTCCGTCTACCAGTTTGGTGAAGAAATTTGTTTCTTCTGCTCCGGTGTCAGATTCATAGTATTCTCTTGATAACTTTTATTGGGAGAATTTCATGGATAAAGAGGATGATCCTGAGGGTGATGAAGAGGTTGGGTCTCGAGGCATAAAGAATGTAGATTCAGAGCAGGAGGACATAGACTTTGTAGTTTTGAAGCAAAGAGTTAAAGTATATGCTATCGACAAAAGGCCTATTATAGATGTGGCAGATTATAGCGGCGTGTCTTCTTCTCGTGGGCTTTTTGAGAATGGAGCTAAGTCAAAGTTAGTGGTCGGTCCCTTAGAGGGAATTAAATCTGAAACAGTGAACCATAGTTTGGTCCAGGTTCCTTGCATTGTCTTCGATGAGTTATTGAAGGCCCGTTCAGCCCAATTGCCTACTTCTAAGGTGGGCCGAAGGAGTAGGGTGAAGAAATTAAAGGGAAAACCCGTTTGTTTTCCAAACAACTCTTCTATTGAGATTAGTGAGAGTTTAGGGTCACACATGGTTTTTTGTCCCTCTTCTTTACCTATTACAGTAGAACTGTCCTATGAGTTTGTGGTTAATTCCATCACCTCTCCTGATGGTCAGACGGTAGGACTTCGTCATAACCTTTTGCATTTGAAGCAAATTTATTCCATCATCTCAGTCGAATGAGCCAAATTTGAAGGTTACTAGGTCAAATCAATCTGTTTCGAGGTGTCATTCAGTTACGAGTTCAAAGGTAAACCAAGGGAACAAGAGATTTTAGGCGGAAATGGATTCCAAGGTTGTTGGGTTTACGGTTAGCTAAAGAATAGGTTTAAATAAGCTAGTTTCTAGGAGTTGATTTATTCCAGTTTGTTATAATTTATTTTCCTTATTTTTCTCTATTGCAGTTGCATTCAAATTGTAAGGCTTTATAAAAGCCAGCGTAGTCTTTTGAATAAAGTATCAAACATTCTAGCTTCCATTTTCTATTCTGTTTCCTTTATCTGGTATCAGAGCTCGAAAGGGCCTGATAAGAGTAATTTACAAATTGAGTGTTTGAGAGGAAAACACTGAGAGGAAGTAACGAAAGTCTGCAATAGTGTTTGAGAGGAAAAACACAGAAGAAAGGAATTATGGCAGCAGAAACTCTCTCAACACCATGCATTCCGAAGTTCGACGGTGACTACGATCGCTGGAGCTTACTTATGGAAAATCTCCTCCGTTCTAAGGAGTACTGGAGCGTCATCGAACTTGGGCTCGAAGAGTTGAAGAGGACCGAAGCCATAAGCGCGAAGGCACTCGACGAAGCAAAACTGAAAGATCTCAAAGCAAAGAACTATCTTTTCCAGTCCATAGACAAGAGCATCTTGAAAACCATCACCCAGAAGGAAACAACCAAACAGTTATGGGATTCAATGAAAGTCAAGTATCAGGGAAGTGCTAGAGTGAAACGCGCACAACTGCAACGGCTTCGGAGAACATTCGAAACCCTTGAAATGAAATTGGGAGAAGGTGTGTCTGAGTACTTCGCAAGAGTCATGTCTACTGCCAAAGACATGAGGAACTGTGGAGAAGACATGAACGATGTCAAAATTGTCGAAAAAATACTTCGGAGTCTCGCAGACAACTTCAACTTTGTGGTATGTTCCATCGAAGAGTCCAAGGACATTGATGATCTCACAGTAGATGAATTGCAAGCATCTTTGCTTGTACATGAACAAAAGGTGATTGAGAAAAGAAGTGAAGAGCAAGTTCTACAGGTGGAGAATGAGCAAGGAAATGTACAAGGAAGAGGTAGAGGCATATATCAGAGAGGAAACAACAACTTCAGAGGCGGCAACTTCCGAGGCGACAACTTCAGAGGTCGGGGAAGAGGTAGATCTTTCGTCAACAGGTCAACCATCAATTTCTTTCGATGTGGAAAGCAAGGGCATTATCAATTTGAATGTTCAAGTCTGGAAAAAGGAGTCAACTATACCGAGTTCGACAAGGAAGAAGAACTCCTCCTAATGGCGCACACAGAAGTCAGTAAAGCTGAAGGAAAAGGTATTTGGTTTCTCGACTCCGGGTGTTCAAACCATATGACAGGAGACAAAACTTGGTTTGTTGAGTTTGACGAAAGCTTCACGCATTCTGTTAGATTGGGTAACAGCACAAGGATGGCAGTTCAAGGAAAAGGCAACGTCAGGTTTGAAGTACAAGGAATCACACAAACGGTATCTGACGTCTATTATGTCCCAAACCTCAGCAACAACTTGTTGAGCATAGGACAACTACAGGAAAAGCGTTTAGTGATTATAATTAAAGAGGGTACTTGCAGAATCTATCATCATCAAAGAGGTTTGATAGTAGACACTCCAATGACTATGAATCGTATGTTCATGGTCAATGCAAAGATGAAACCACTTCCTGGTAGTTGTTTGAAGATGGAGGAAGAAGACTTGGAGAATCTATGGCACAAGAGATATGGACATTTAAATAACAAGTCCATCCAAATAATGCAGCAAAAACAAATGGTAAAAGGGTTACCAAAGTTGAAAGAAGCAGCCAAAGTTTGCAAGGTATGCAATGTGGGAAAACAGCAGCGGGGGAAATTTACAAAGAAAAGTGGTTGGAGGGCATCAGAGAAATTGGAATTAATTCATGGAGATCTATGTGGACCAATCACTCCAACCTCTCACAGTGGTAAGAGGTATTTGTTAGTGTTTGTAGACGATTTCTCTCGAAAAACTTGGATCTATTTTCTCTCCGATAAAGCAGAATCCTTTGAGGCATTTAAAACCTTCAAAAGTTTTGTTGAAAAGGAAGCAAAAACATCCATTTGCGGACTAAGAACTGACAGGGGAGGAGAATTTACATCAAATAAATTCAACCAGTTCTGCAAGGATTATGGCATAAGGCCCGGCAGTTGACAGCAGCATACACTCCACAGCAAAACGGAGTGGCAGAAAGAAGGAATCGAACCATCATGAACATGGTGCGCTGTTTGTTGACTGAGAAGGAGATGCTGAGATCACTATGGCCAGATGCAGCGAGATGGACAACCCACGTCTTGAATCGAAGTCTTACAAAGGCGGTAAAAGACATGGTACCTGAAGAAAGGTGGACAGGAATAAAGCCGAAGGTTGACTACTTCAGAGTATTCGGCTCCATTGCACATGTACATGTCTCTGAACAGAAAAGAGTTAAACTTGACGATCGAAGTGACAAGTGCATCTTGCTTGGAGTCAGTGACGAATCTAAAGCTTATCGGTTGTATGATCAGATaacaaaaaaaataattattagcaGGGATGTCATATTCGAAGAAGGTGGTAAATGGGATTGGAACTTGAGCGCAACAGAGTTAAAGCAAAATGCTCTTACATGGGGAGATGACGAAGCTGTAACAGAAGAATTTGAAACGGAATATACTGATAGTGATGTTGAAGAAAGTGAATACGACAGGACAAAGGAGCTCCCAGAAGCTGGACAGTTATCACCAGAAGAACAAACAAGAAGAGAGAGAAGAAAGCCTAGTTGGATGAATAACTATGAAAGCGGCGAAGGCTTGTCTGAAGAAGAGGAACTAAAACAAACTTAGCCTTTTATATCTCTCATGATGGTCCAGTAAGCTTTGATGAAGTTGTGAAGGAAGAAAAATGGCAGGAGGCCATGAAGCTGGAAATTCAAGCTATTGAGAGAAATCAGACTTGGGAGCTTGTGTCACTGCCACATCAAGCAAAGAAAATTGGGGTTAAGTGGGTatacaaaacaaaattaaatgAAGAAGGCAAGGTGGATAAATGAAAAGCTAGACTCGTCGCCAAAGGGTATTCGCAAACAGCGGGAGTAGACTATAATGAAATGTATGCGCCAGTGGCTCGTTGGGATACCATCAGAATTCTCTTGGCAGTAGCAGCTCAGCGTGGTTGGTGCGTTTACCAGCTTGACGTTAAAAGTGCTTTTCTGTACGGCGAATTAAAGGAGGAGGTATACATCGATCAACCGAAAGGGTTCATCAAAAGGGGTGAGGAAGATAAGGTGTATCGGCTGAAGAAAGCTCTCTATGGCTTAAAGCAAGCCCCAAGAGCTTGGTTTAGCAGAATTGAGAGTCACTTTAAGAAGGAAGGGTTTCAAAAAAGCAACTATGATCACACCTTGTTCTTGAAGAAAAATAGAAACAAATTATTGGTGGTAAGTCTTTACGTTGACGATTTAATATATACAGGAAATGATGAGCATATGTGCATAGAGTTCAAGTTGTCAATGCAGAAGGAGTTCGAGATGATCGACTTGGGAAAGATGAAGTTTTTTCTTGGAGTTGAAATCAATCAGCGTAAGGACGGGATTCATTTGTGCTAAAAGAAGTATGCTAAGGAAGTCTTGCAAAGGTTACATATGTGGAGTTGTAATGCTGTCAAGAATCCAATAGTTCCTGGTACTGTTTTGTCAAGGGAAGGCAGCAGCAAAGATGTTGATGCAATGTTGTACAAACAACTAGTAGGGTGCTTAATGTATCTAACGGTAACGCGTCCGGATTTGATGTTTGTGGTATGCTTAATCTCTCGTTATATGGCTGAACCTAAAGAAGAACACATGATGATTGCTAAAAGGGTACTAAGGTACTTGAAAGGAACACTGGAGCTGGGAATTTTTTACAAGAGAAGCACGGATGCGAATCTGTTGGGATACACAGACAGCGACTATGCACGAGATGTGGACGATAGAAAAAGTACTTCGGGCTATGTCTTTCTACTAAGTGGTGCAACAATTTATTGGAGTTCAAGAAAACAAGGGATTGTGACTCTCTCATCTACAGAGGCTGAGTATGTAGCTGCCACTACCTGTGCATGTCATTGCGTCTGGCTGAAAGGAATTTTGAAAGAGTTAAGCGTCAAAGACTGTAATTGCATTCACATAATGTGTGATAACAGTTCAGCAATTAAACTATCCAAGAATCCCGTTATGCATCGAAGGACAAAACACATTGATGTTAGATATCATTATCTACGCAATTTATCAAGTGAAGGAACTGTGAAGTTAGCATTTTGTGGAACTGATGATCAAGTGGCAGACATAATGACTAAACCTATTAAGTTGGATCAGTTTGTGAAACTTAGAGGTTTGCTTGGTGTTCGACGACCTGAGGAGTAAACTGATGCTAGTTAAGCATGTGTCAGTTTAAGGGGAGGAATTTGTTGGGTTTAAGGTTAGCTAAAGAATAGGTCTAAATAAGCTAGTTTCTAGGAGTTGATTTATTCCAGTTTGTTATAATTTATTTTCCTTATTTTTCTCTATTGCAGTTGCATTCAAATTGTAAGACTTTATAAAAGCCAGCGTAGTCTTTTGAATAAAGTATCAAATATTCTAGCTTCCATTTTCTATTTTGTTTCCTTTAAAGGTGTAGAAGAATTTATGGGAGATCATCTCAACTCTTGGTATTTCAGGTGAAGGCAGCAAATTAGTTTATGAGGAAGAGATCAGGAAGACGGAGCTTAGAGATAAAGAAGGGAAGTCTAAGAGGGAGGTTGAAAAATTTGTTGCTTAATGAATATTTTATTAATTAACATCAGAGTGGGTGGTAACTTAGTTAAGAGGAAGAGAATTGCTCACTTGATTCGAGCGGGCAAGGTGAATATCTGTTTTATTCAAGAATCTAAGCTTTCATCGTTGGACTTGAACGTTGTTTCTTCATTGTGGGGTGATGTTAATGTTGAATGGTCTGAGTCTGGGGCGGTTGGGACAACATGGGGCTTTTCCATTTTGTGGAGGAAGGATCTCCTTAAGCTTTCCTTCAGCTTTAGGGGAGAAGGATTCGTGGGGGTTAATGCTGAGTGGATGGTCGTTAATGTGTACTCTCCATGCCAATAATCTCTAAAGAGGAGGTTGTGGAGGGATCTGATAGTGATGAAGAACAAATTCAGTAGGGGGATTGGATAGTTGGGGGATTTTCTTGTAGCATATAGAGGAACGGGGTGAGTGATGGGG from Lathyrus oleraceus cultivar Zhongwan6 chromosome 1, CAAS_Psat_ZW6_1.0, whole genome shotgun sequence includes:
- the LOC127114407 gene encoding secreted RxLR effector protein 161-like is translated as MWSCNAVKNPIVPGTVLSREGSSKDVDAMLYKQLVGCLMYLTVTRPDLMFVVCLISRYMAEPKEEHMMIAKRVLRYLKGTLELGIFYKRSTDANLLGYTDSDYARDVDDRKSTSGYVFLLSGATIYWSSRKQGIVTLSSTEAEYVAATTCACHCVWLKGILKELSVKDCNCIHIMCDNSSAIKLSKNPVMHRRTKHIDVRYHYLRNLSSEGTVKLAFCGTDDQVADIMTKPIKLDQFVKLRGLLGVRRPEE